The Triticum urartu cultivar G1812 chromosome 6, Tu2.1, whole genome shotgun sequence genome includes the window ACTATTTTTTTGAAAAGAAAGTTCCACGGGTATCATAAGGTAACAAGACATAATCGCCTTGCTATTGTATGATCTGCCCAGGACTTCTCTTTGGAAAGTGACAAGGCACTCCTTTATTTATGCATCCTTAGAGCAAGCACACAACAATCCACATCATATGTAATCTTACTTTGCGAGCAGAACCTTATGGATAGACCTCAATGACAGCTCGTGCTCCTAGCTTCTTGACAATCTTATAGCCACTGAACCCTgccttgatgaagatcttgctcCAGTCCTTCTCGTCCCGCTGTCGGCCTCTTGTCACCACTAGCATGACCATATCCATGAGGTGCTGGGTTTCCAGCATTGGCCCTGAAACCGATCCAAGCACAATGTCTATGACGATGACTTTTCCTCCTGCATCTCGGGGAGGAACGGCCTTCTTGCATTGTGCCAGGATCTTGACGCAATCCTCGTCGCTCCAGAAGTGCAGTACAAGCTACATTACCATGCATGGATAAACTTGTAGTTTAAGGTTAATCAAGCCTGGCTAGGATGAAAATATGAAAGGATTTTTATTAATTTAAGTTGTTATTATTTCATAAATGAAAACTAATGAATCATTGATTTAATATTTCAATTTTGCTAAGTCTTAGTGGACTAAGACTTTGTTATGTATCAATCCATGTTATATTCATTTGATCTTGCATGGAGATTCGTATACAAAatttcttttaattttttttactTCTATATACTCCATAATGTAGTGCCTATAGATTTTTGGAAAAGTCAAACCTTACAAACTTTGATCAAGTTTATTGAGAAAAATATTTACATTTAGAATGCCAAACATATATTATTAGATTCATCGTAAGATGTATTTTCATATTTTATATATTTGACATTGTAAATATAAATAgctttctttataaacttggtcaaagtttgtaaagtttgactttataaaaatctataggcactacattatgaaacggaggaagtactatATTACTTTGACTGAGAATTTAAGTCTGAATCGACTGAGACCTAACCACACCCTTAATATTTCACTTGGAAAAAAATTATGGAATGTGCAACATTCATATATACCTTGAGTAACACGGCTTGAGCAGGTGGGACAACGTGGAACAGGTCACCGGAAACATACTTAACTGCTCCTTCTTGAGCGGGAAGAACTTTGTCCATGACCTTTGGAAGGTCCAGCACAGTGCACGTGATGTGAGGGTAGGCCTCGACGATGGACCTCGCGGTAGTCCCATCGCCACCGCCGCAGTCAGTGAGAGACTCAAGCCCATCGAACAGCTCAGGGCACTGCCGGAGCACGGGGCCGATCCCCAAGTGGTCATGAGCAGCCAGGGCGTCGTGGATCAGCTGGTCCATCTCCGGGTCCAGGAGCGCCATGCTCTCCTCGAAGAGGGCCGCGCCATGCACGTCCTCGAACGGCGAGGGGACGGCTCCATCGAAGTCCTTCCTGAACCAGTCCGCCAGCCCCATGGCCGCCTCCATGTAGTAGCGCGAGGCCACGGCGCGCACGAGGGCCGTCTGGCTGGCGTCGCCGTCGATGCGGACGCCGTCCACCAGGAGGTAGGAGAGCGGGTTGAGGCGGTACGTTCCGGCGTCGGTGGAGGTGAAGACGCCGGCCGTGGCGAGCTGGCGGAGCAGGCGGGCGAGGAACGGCAGCTTGGAGGCGGGCAGGGACAGGGCGGCGACGAGTTCGGACGGGGACGCGTTGCCGCCGAGGCGGTGGATGGCCGTGGGGACGCCGAGGTCGAGGGCGCAGCGGAGCGACATGGGCGTGAGGTAGCAGAGGCTGTGGCGCCACAGGTCGGACTGCGCCTGGAGCAGCTCGTCGTCGGTGGGGACGAACACCTTCTCGGCCTGGCCTGCCATTGCCGACGATCTCTATCTCTCAGTGCTAGTGCTGTACGTGTAGTGCACTTGGATCTGCAGAGAGGGGAGGGAGGACACTCATATAATATAGGAGCGCAATGTGTTTGCTGTCATTTCTCGTGGAACGCGAGGGTGACTACCACGACACTATATCGCTATCGACGGGCCGGGGTAGCGTGTCGATAGAGCGCAGAAAGAAGACTCTAGACTGCTCGCTACGGCTGGAAACGGAAAGGATTCGAATCGAATCGATAAAAGACCGAGTTTACTGCTAACGTTTTCACCTACGCTACACGGACGAGACTTGTCTATTCCCTGCGCGTGCGCTTATCCGTGCTCTTACATACATGGCTTGATTTGATTAAAGCACGAATAAAGTAGAAGTACGGATGAAAGCATGAAGAAAAAGCAGGCAAACCGAATCCATGCTAAGCTACACCGTCCTCGATCGAAAGGAAAGGAAAGGACCTTCCTTCCTTTCACGTTGCTCCGCGGCCGGCCGGACGGGTGGATCGAAATCGAGTTTTAACGTTAGGCAATCACAGTAGAAAATAAAAAGTGTCTTCTCGTCTTCCTCCTCTACAACTAGACGGCTAGAGCAAACTCTCCACTCCAGACTTCATCGGTGAGCCCGTCGATTCGTCTCCCCTCTGCCTGCCACTCCAACAACCAGTGGCGGGGAGGGAAATTCTGGTGCCTTCGCTTAATTAGTAGTTTAATTAGGTTAGGGTTTTCTTAGTCCTTGTTGGTGCGCCGCTCGGATGAATGTCGGCGCTTCTTCTTCAAGTTTGTATTTCGAGTTTGGGTCCTTTCCAATCTGACTATAACAACCATGCGCAAGAATAGAAGAAAATCCAACAAGCagagaaaaaaaattaaaaatagcAAACAAGCCGACATAAAATTATAGAACACTTTTGGAGTGTTATTACATATACAAGGTGTCTGACACACATGAACGTCATGGGGACCTATGTGACACGATCCAAGCTTGTCTGAGACAAACAGACAGACCGTACACGCGTTCCATTCGTGGATTCGAATCAAATCGATAAAAGACCGAGTTTACTAACGTTTTCACGTACGCTACGCTCGGCACTACGCTCACCGTCAGCCGGTCAGGAATCGTACGTACATACCTCGCCGCCACGATTGCTTTTCACTCTTCCTTCACCGACTACGCCGTGCCTTCCGTCCCTGTTGAAATATATTGCCCGCCTTTTTTCATTAGTTTGGATTTTTGGATGAATTGGCTAGAGCATGAATTCAACATGGTATCCGAGTcaagaggtcttgagttcaagaccCTGACAACACAATATTAAATCAAAAATGGGTCTGCAATTTAGGATAATGATTTTAGACCTATTTCTTTTCTAAATTGCTCCATCAAGATGATAACCAAGCTTTTGGCAAGCATGCTCCAAAAATTTATTCTTAAATTAGTGCATTCCAATCACTATGTTTTTCTAATGTTATGCAAGTGCACGTTGTATAGTTGTAGCCATTTTGAAGTAATAGTCTCGATCGGACAGAGAACTTAAGAAACGGTCTTTTGCCTCCAATAGAGGTTTATCGGAAAGTGCATGCAAATTATTTTAAATCCCAATCAAAGCGGTGTGAAAGTGAAAATATTGCAAGAGTGTGTGAACAAGAATTAAGGTGCACTAAAATGATAACAAAAAACAGGAGAGTAATAAAATGATGGAAACTGCAGGAGGGCTAAAGGCATTCACAGGGAGTCTGGATTCACTACTAATATTTATGTTACCAAATTATGCGAAAACACAATTATTCTTCGTTCAAATATATAATCCTCGTTATATATTTATTGTGTGTGCGGAATCAAATAATGTCGTTACATGCATACAATCGTGCTTTGTATCACACAAAATA containing:
- the LOC125513097 gene encoding flavonoid O-methyltransferase-like protein Os11g0303600, whose translation is MAGQAEKVFVPTDDELLQAQSDLWRHSLCYLTPMSLRCALDLGVPTAIHRLGGNASPSELVAALSLPASKLPFLARLLRQLATAGVFTSTDAGTYRLNPLSYLLVDGVRIDGDASQTALVRAVASRYYMEAAMGLADWFRKDFDGAVPSPFEDVHGAALFEESMALLDPEMDQLIHDALAAHDHLGIGPVLRQCPELFDGLESLTDCGGGDGTTARSIVEAYPHITCTVLDLPKVMDKVLPAQEGAVKYVSGDLFHVVPPAQAVLLKLVLHFWSDEDCVKILAQCKKAVPPRDAGGKVIVIDIVLGSVSGPMLETQHLMDMVMLVVTRGRQRDEKDWSKIFIKAGFSGYKIVKKLGARAVIEVYP